In Micromonospora purpureochromogenes, a single window of DNA contains:
- a CDS encoding M20/M25/M40 family metallo-hydrolase, producing the protein MGANESTGEGPTRSTRRTFLSASAVATAATVAVPLTTGPTAAQAAGPAGPGHPARPQTPDRELRALLREVDRDRIEATVRRLAAFGTRHTLSRQDDPVRGIGAARDWIFEQLSGYAAASGGRMTVELQSYVQEPASRIPVATRITNVVATLRGDLSPNRVYVITGHYDSRATDVMDAVSDAPGADDDASGVAVLMELARVLATRRSEATIILAAVAGEEQGLYGSAYLAKQLKAAGVDVQGMFSNDIIGSSTADDGTRDPRAVRLFAEGVPTAETPAEASTRQSVGGENDSPSRQLARFVSDVAENGATGMRVRVIYRRDRYLRGSDHISFLREGWPAGRFTEPNEDFAHQHQDVRLVDGVQYGDLPEFCDFDYITRVALVNGAVLWSLAQAPGTPKGATVVTTNLTNDTTLRWQRGDEPDLAGYEVVWRETTAAEWQRVIPVGDVTEVTVDLSKDNVFFGVRAVDRDGHRSPVAFPRPGS; encoded by the coding sequence ATGGGAGCAAACGAGAGCACCGGCGAGGGACCCACGAGGTCCACCCGCCGCACCTTCCTGTCCGCCTCCGCCGTCGCGACCGCCGCCACCGTCGCCGTACCGCTGACCACCGGGCCGACCGCGGCGCAGGCCGCCGGGCCCGCCGGGCCCGGCCACCCGGCCCGACCCCAGACCCCGGACCGTGAGCTGCGCGCCCTGCTGCGGGAGGTGGACCGCGACCGGATCGAGGCCACCGTCCGCCGGCTCGCCGCCTTCGGCACCCGGCACACCCTCTCCCGTCAGGACGACCCGGTCCGGGGCATCGGGGCCGCCCGGGACTGGATCTTCGAGCAGCTCTCCGGGTACGCGGCCGCCTCCGGTGGCCGGATGACCGTGGAACTGCAGTCCTACGTGCAGGAGCCGGCGTCGCGCATCCCGGTCGCCACCCGGATCACCAACGTGGTGGCCACCCTGCGCGGCGACCTCAGCCCCAACCGGGTCTACGTGATCACCGGTCACTACGACTCCCGCGCGACCGACGTGATGGACGCGGTCAGCGACGCCCCGGGCGCGGACGACGACGCCTCCGGCGTGGCGGTGCTGATGGAGCTGGCCCGGGTGCTGGCCACCCGGCGCAGCGAGGCGACCATCATCCTGGCCGCCGTCGCCGGCGAGGAGCAGGGCCTGTACGGCTCGGCGTACCTGGCGAAGCAGCTCAAGGCCGCCGGCGTCGACGTGCAGGGGATGTTCAGCAACGACATCATCGGGTCCAGCACGGCCGACGACGGCACCCGCGACCCGCGCGCCGTCCGGCTCTTCGCCGAAGGGGTACCGACCGCGGAGACTCCGGCGGAGGCGAGCACCCGGCAGTCGGTCGGCGGGGAGAACGACTCCCCGTCGCGCCAGCTCGCCCGGTTCGTCAGCGACGTCGCCGAGAACGGCGCCACCGGGATGCGGGTGCGGGTGATCTACCGACGGGACCGCTACCTGCGCGGCAGCGACCACATCTCGTTCCTGCGCGAGGGCTGGCCGGCCGGCCGGTTCACCGAGCCCAACGAGGACTTCGCCCACCAGCACCAGGACGTCCGGCTGGTCGACGGGGTGCAGTACGGCGACCTGCCGGAGTTCTGCGACTTCGACTACATCACCCGGGTCGCCCTGGTCAACGGCGCGGTGCTCTGGTCGCTCGCCCAGGCGCCCGGCACCCCGAAGGGCGCCACCGTCGTGACGACCAACCTCACCAACGACACCACCCTGCGCTGGCAGCGCGGCGACGAGCCGGACCTGGCCGGGTACGAGGTGGTGTGGCGGGAGACCACCGCCGCCGAGTGGCAGCGGGTGATCCCGGTCGGCGACGTCACCGAGGTGACCGTGGACCTGTCCAAGGACAACGTCTTCTTCGGCGTACGGGCCGTCGACCGGGACGGCCACCGCAGCCCGGTGGCGTTCCCCCGGCCGGGGAGCTGA